The genome window AAATTCATTACTGTTAGGAGTCGCCTTAATGTTTGTGCGAATTGGTGCTTGCGGATTATTGCATGACCCTTTAGCAATTTCCTTTATAAAAGTTTTTCAGGCAATTGAAGTACCCCTTTTCTTACTCTCTATTTTCAGATATTTTAACATCCATTTCGATCCGAAACTCTCAGCAACACTTTACATGATCGGGTTTCAAGTAGCTTCCCAAGTAGGTCAAATCTTATTGTCAACTCCTTTAGGAACTTTAAGAGATCGAGTTGGTTACAGTGATACTTTTTACGTAATTGCGCTAATTGTTTTAACTGCAGGCATTTACGCCTTTTTTGTTTTAAAGAAAGATCCCCCAAAAAAAGTCAATGAATAGAAAAAACATGCTAACCGGTTGACACCTTTAGAGAAAGCGCTATAATATTTTGTTGTAAGCGTTATGCTAACCGGTTAGTATAACTAATAAAAAGATTGAGGATATTGGTAATGAAGTCAAAAAATTCTTTAGCTCAGACTTTAAAAAATCCTTCCTACTTGCAAAGTTCCGTAACTTTGTTATTGTTCTTTGCTTCGTGGGGAGTGTGGTGGTCATTTTTTCAAGTTTGGTTAACTTCGACTAAAAACGGCCTAGGCTTGTCAGGCAGTGAAGTAGGGACCATCTATGGAGCTAATTCGTTAGTGACGCTAATATTAATGTTTATCTACGGCACTTTACAGGATAAATTAGTAATTAAAAGATATTTGTTAATTTTTTGTGCGATTATTGAATCGTTGATTGGTCCTTTCTTTGTTTGGATCTATTCGCCTTTATTACATCGAAATTTTCTTCTAGGAATTATAGCTGGTTCGTTCTATCGGCGGGATTTTTGTCTGCATCAGGAATTTTTGAAGCAGTTTCAGAAAAATTAAGTCGGAGATTCAATTTTGAATATGGACAGGCTCGAGCTTGGGGGTCATTTGGCTATGCGTTAGTTGCTTTATTGGCTGGTTTTTTATTTCCGATTAATCCGCAACTGAATTTTTGGGTTGGCTCTCTGTTTGGCGTATTACTGCTTTTAGAACTCGTTTTTTGGACGCCAAAACAGGAAAAAGAAGCTGATTTAGCGGATGAAGAAGATTCTGAAGAACAAACACCAAAAATTAAAGATATGTTGGGATTGTTAAAAATTCGGGATCTTTGGTTAATCATCATTTTCATTATGTTTACGAATACTTTTTATACCGTTTTTGACCAGCAGATGTTTCCCGAGTTTTACACACGTTTGTTTGCTACTGCTGAATTGGGTCAGCATATGTATGGAATTTTAAATTCGGTGCAAGTTTTCTGTGAGGCGTTGATGATGAGTTTAGTGCCAATTTTGATGAAGAAAATTGGAGTTAGAAATGCGTTGCTTTTGGGAGTAACTGTGATGTTTGTGCGAATAGGAGCTTGCGGTTTATTTCATAATCCGGTGGCAATTTCCTGTATTAAAATGTTACACTCAATTGAGGTGCCTTTATTTTCGCTCCCAATTTTTCGATATTTTACACTCCATTTTGATACCAAATTGTCAGCAACTCTCTACATGATTGGCTTTCAGGTGGCATCGCAAGTGGGGCAATTTTTATTGTCAACTCCGTTGGGCACATTAAGAGATAAAGTCGGCTACAGCAATACTTTCCATGTAATTGCATTAACCGTTTTGATTGCGGGAATTTATGCATTCTTTGTGTTAAAAAAGGATGATCAAGATGTTTATGGTGATCCTTTTATCCGATCATAAAAAAAGTGAGGTTTAAAAATGACTGAAGTAAAAAAATTACAAGAATTAAGCGATTTGCGTTATCGTTTAGGATATCATTTGATGGCACCATCTGGCTGGATCAACGATCCCAATGGCTTTTGCTATTTTAAAGGTTATTATCATATCTTTTATCAATATCATCCGTATTCGTCTGAATGGGGTCCGATGCACTGGGGTCATGCCAGAAGTCGTGATTTACTGCACTGGGAGACACTACCGATTGCACTGACTCCAGGGGATTCTGAAGATAAAGACGGTTGTTTTTCAGGAAGTGCAATTGTTAAAGATGATGTTCTTTATTTGATTTATACGGGCAACAATTATTATGACGACGGCGATCCAGAACATTACTGGCAAAATCAAAATTTGGCTTTTAGTCAAGATGGCATTCATTTTACGAAGTACGAAAAGAACCCAATTATTGCGACGCCACCAAAAGACAATACGAAAAATTTTCGTGATCCAAAAGTCTGGGAGCGAGATGGATTATACTATTTGGCGGTTGGGAGTCAAAACAATGATCAGTTAGGACGCTTGTTAGTCTATCGATCTGACGATTTAAAGACCTGGGAATATTTGGGAGCTGTAGCAAAAGCAATTTCAGCTGATGAAGAAGGATATATGTGGGAATGTCCTGATCTTTTTCGTTTAAATGGACAAGATTTTCTGCTCACGTCTCCGCAAGGGATTGTTTCTCAAGCTGAAAAATATCTTAATATACACCAATCAGGCTATTTTGTTGGAGAATTTGATTATGAGAATAATATTTTTCGCCATGGTCAGTTTAATGAGCTCGATCAAGGTCATGATTTTTATGCACCTCAGACAATGCTGACTCCTGATGGTCGGAGAATTGCAATTGGATGGCTTAATATGTGGAGAAGCGACATGCCTGAACAAAAAGATGGCTGGGCTGGAGCGCTGACTTTGCCTCGTGAATTGGTTGAGCGAGTTGGTCAGATCTATCAACAGCCAATTGCAGAAATGAAATCTCTACGTCAGAAAACTTTAAGAGAAGGAAATATCTCTGTTCACAATTCCATTGAGTTAGTTAGTGGTTATTCTCAGCTGGAAATTAATTTGAAGATGGATCTCCAAGAATTTCAAGGAACAACATTTACAATTAATTTTGAAGATTCCAATTCTGATTCAAAAGTTGAATTAAAGTATCAGCGTGAACAAAATAAATTTATTTTAAAACGTTCAGATCGTTCAGATGCCCGTTATGCAAAACTGAAGATGAATGATCAACTTGAAATTCAGATTTTTGTCGATAAAAGTTCACTTGAAATTTTTCTAAATCAAGGGGAGTCAGTGTTTACAGATCGCTACTATTTCAATGGAACTCCTAAGATTTGCTTAACAAGTGAGAAAAATAATAATTTTGATTGCGCAGTTTATCAGTTGCCAGAAAAAATTAACACCTATCAGATTTGCAAATAAATTTTGGGATATAATAGACTCATTATCTACTTAGTGAGGAAAAATGCCAAAATTAGAAGATGTCGCTAAAAGAGCTAATTTATCAAAAACCACGGTTTCTCGCGTCTTGAATAACCGTGGTTATTTGAGTCAGAAAACAATTGATAAAGTTTATCAAGCAATGGAAGAGCTGAATTATCATCCTAATGTGGTAGCTCGTCAGCTTTACAAAAATAAAACTGATTTAATTGGAATTTTGCTTCCGACGGTTGCCAATCCCTTTTTCGGTGAATTAACGGCTTTTTTGGAGGATGATTTGTATCAACAAGGATTCAAAGTCTTGATTGGTAATTCAATGAACAATCCCCAAAAAGAAGCCGATTATCTTCAACAGTTGCTGATCAAGCAAGTTGATGGATTAATTGTTGGAACTCATAATCAAGGCATTGAACAGTATCATCAGTCAGGTTTGCCGATTGTGGCAATTGATCGGATTATGAACGAAGATATTCCGGTTATTGCTTCTGATAATTACCGTGGAGGAATTCTAGCAACTGAACGGTTAATTGAGCGCGGAGCAAAAAAAATAATTCATACTAACGGTCCAAATGATCTTGAAACTCCAGCAAAAAGACGGCGCGAAGCCTACGAACAGGTAATGAAGGCACATAATTTATCCCCAATTACTTATGAAGTGGATTTTAATATTACTCCCGCAGATAAAGTGAAAATTTTACGACGGATTTTTTTAGAACATCCAGATGTCGAAGCAATTTTTGCTTCTAACGATACGGATGCAGCGCAAATCATGCAGATTGCTCAAAATCTAGGCCGCCAAATTCCAAGAGATCTTTTATTGATTGGCTACGATGGGACGCAAATTGTACGTGAACTGTTGCCCCAGCTGACGACAGTCATTCAGCCAATTGACCAGATGGCAAAAAAATCGGTGGCAGTTTTAAAGCAGCGCTTAGCACAAGAATCTACAAAAAAAGAATATTTATTGCCGGTGAAATTGCAAGAAGGAACTACTGGTTAAATTAAAGGGCAGAAATTTCTGCTTTTTTTTTAACAAAAAAAATTTTTTTGCGTAATTTATAGAGCAGGAGGTTAAAAAAAGAAAGGAGGATTGTTCTGACAGTCTCGACAAATATTACTTCGCAGCTGCAAAACTGGATTAAGTCTCGCTATACTGATATCTACTTTTTGCCCCGGGGAAAGGGGTATCAGATTGCGGCTCAAGGCAAAGAGGGTTTTAAAATTCTCTCGAACCTTACTGATCAAACAGCAGCAACATTTATCAATTATTTTAAATTTACTGCTGGTTTAAATTTAGGTGAAACCAGGAGACCTCAGATGGGGGCAATGGATTTTACCACCGAGTTGCAGGAAAAAATTTATTTAAGAATTTCGACAATTGGAGATTTTAATAACCGTGAATCGCTTGTTTTACGCTTGATTTATCCGATTATCGATCAAATATCAGTATTTCGCTCACAAGACCTGGAATCTTTAGAATACTTCACGCAAAGACGTGGCTTGATGCTTTTTAGTGGGCCGACAGGTTCGGGCAAAACCACGTTGATTTATTATTTAGCACGTAAATTAGCGCAAAAATCGATGGTAATGACAGTGGAGGATCCAGTTGAAGTTTATGAACCGACATTTTTGCAGACCCAGGTTAATTTATCAGCCAAGATGAGTTATAGCGAGATTATTAAAGCTTGTCTTAGACACCGACCAGATGTTTTGATTATTGGGGAAATTAGAGATGAGACCTCCGCGCATGCAGCAATTACGGCATCTCTAAGTGGTCATTTAGTTTTTTCGACAATTCATGCACGCAGTATTTATGGGGTATTGGATCGCTTAACTGATCTTGGGATTAGTATGACTACTCTAAAAAATTGTCTGAATTCTGTTTGTTATCAAAGAATTTTACCCGATCAAAATCAAAATATGAAGGCGATGACCCAGGTGTTCGATGGCTTTAAAAGCGACTATCAATTTAGTGAAAAGCAAGTTTTAAAACATTGGCAAAATCAGTTAATTACAGCACTAAATAGAAGTCAAATTACAAAATCAACGTTAGAAAGGTTTATCTATGGCTAAAAATAAATTGGCACGCAAAGATCAAGCGATCATCATGATTCATTTAGGTGAAATGATGAAAAATGGCTTTTCAATTATTCAGGCGTTTAACTTTTTAGAGACAGTCTATCCAAAATATCAAAAAAGAATTCAAAAATTAACTAATCGTTTACATAATGGTGAGGTTTTAACCACTGCATTGACTGAATTGGGAATTGCCCAAAATATTATTGATCAATTAGAGATATCTTACGCACATGGTAACCTTCAAGAATCGTTTATAACATTCGGAAAAATGTTGCAATATCGTAATGCACAAACCAAGAAAATTTTACAGCTTCTAACTTATCCGATCTTTCTTTTGGCAATGCTAGCGGCCTTGCAGTTGGGATTAAAAGCCGCAGGTTTTCAAGCAATTACGGGTTCTTCTGAAAATAAGATGGATCAATTGATTAACATTAGTTTTTTCCTGGTGATCGGCCTCACCCTATCAGGATTAATTTTTTATTTAATAGTATCTTTACGGCCAGTTACCAAGCAAGTTCAAATTTTTAGAAAAGTGCCCCTAATCGGGAAGACGATTCTTTGTTATTACCATTATTTGATCATGTTTGATCTGACTTTATTCGTTCAAAATGGTTTTTCTATCAATCAGATGATTGCAATTTGTCATTCCCGCCCAAAAAAATCTTATTTGTTTCAAATCAGTCAGCAGATTGAAAAAGAAATTATCAGTGGGACAAATTTAATTGCAATTGTTCGTAAATACACATATTTTCCAACAGAATTAGAACAATTATTAGGTCGTGGTCTTGAAACTGAAAACTTAAAAATTGAGTTTTCAGCATTGACAAAAATTATTTACGAACGACTTTTGGCAGGAATTGAAAGAATTATCAATAAAATTCAGCCGTTAATGTTTCTTTTTGTGGGAGTATGCGTAGTAATTGTTTATCTAAATATTATGTTGCCTATTTTTCAAATGATGAAAGGAATTTAAAATGAAACAATTAATTAGTAAATTAAAAAAACACCAGAAGTCCAACGCATTTACGTTAATCGAAATGGTGATCGTACTCTTTATTATTGGTCTTTTAATGCTTCTTATTTTGCCTAATTTAAACAGTCAAAAGAAGAAAGCAGAAAATAAGACTAATTCAGCTTTAGTTACGACAATCCAAACGCAAGTTGATCTTTATTCTGATGAGATCGAAAAACCAATCACTTTGGATAAATTGAAAACAGCGGGAGCGATTAATGAACGCCAAGTCGAGCAAGCGAAAAAAGCTAAAATTTCGATCAGCAACGATGGCAATGTTTCCATCACTCCTTAAATGTAAGGCTTTTACGCTCATAGAAACAGTGATAACCCTGGCACTAACCGTGATGGTTCTAAGCATTTCTTTCTTAGTTCCTAAAACGACTTTTCGTGATCAGGAAATTAAAAATTTTACCGTCGAAATAAATCAGAAGTTTAATGTTTTAAAGGAACAGGCTTTGGTTAATGACGACTATTTTCTGATATTTTTTGATCGAGACATTCAGGAGATCACGGTGAAAAATCTTTTAACTCAAAAAACAAACACTTGTATGAAGTTACCTAAATTTTTAACGCTCGTTAAAAATTCAGAAGTGAGAATCTATGGGGAAAAAGGGATCGCGCCGATTTCTATCTTTTTTAAAGATCAGACAAATAATAATTTGTATCGTTTAACGTTACAGATGGGATGGGGGACGGTGACTTTTGTTAAAGTTTAGACTCAAAGCTTTTATTATGTTGGAAAGTATCATCTCGTTAGCTATTTTATCGCTGGGAGTTTTCAGCCTGACGAGTACTTATTGGTCGAGTTATCGGGCGACAAAAAAATTTTCAGAGCAAGAGAACTTAGCTTTTTGTTTGCGAAGTGCGGCGATGGCACGCCAAAAGCAAACCCAAATTCCACGTCAAATCACCATAAATAGTGTGATTTATGAAATTAGTTTGGATCGGGGCAAAATTAAAGCTATTAATCTCAGTAATCAGCATCAAATGGAGATTAATTGGAATGAAAAATAAATTACCAGCTTTTCTCTTAATTGAAGCGGTTATTTCTCTCTTTTTAACTTGTCTGGCGGTCTTTGTAATATCTTTAATAATCAGCTGTTTAAAGGCCATTAATCAGCAAGTCAAAAATGAAACAACTAACGATTATCATTTGGCAGTAATTCAAAGAGATATTTATTTAGGCGATGAAGTTAAGCTGCAGGAATTTTCACCAGATCAGCTGAAATTTTCTGGCGTATCTAATGGAAATACTGTTTTTTTAGAAAGATATAAAAATATGATCCGAGTTCGTAGTGTCAATGGCGGACATATGCCGCTTTTAACAGGAATTGATCAGTTAAGTTATCAGCAAGAAAACAATGAAACCATTAAGGAAAAAGTTGTAATCAATGGAAAAAAATTTGAAACATATATATTCTTTGAGACGTCACCGGCTGCGCGCTAGCACTATTTTGAGTGCAGTTTTAATTTTCAACTTGGTTTTAATTGTTGTTTTATTTATCGAGCGAAATACTTTAGATCACACTGATTCTAGTCAATTAATCAGTAACTATTATCTTAGTGATACGATTAGACGGCTTTGTCCCGAAGATCAAGAATATTTCGAAACCGATCAAGGAACCGTCAATAAAAAAGACGGAACAGTGACCGTTAAACTTAAAAATGGATATAAGCGGATTTTTAAACGCTAGTGCACATTGATGAAATACTTTTCGCCAATCAGCTTCAATGAATCAATTAAATGAAAATAACTGCTTAATGTGGTGAATTCATCTTTTTGATGAGAAATATTCCAATCATCAGCTCCAAAAATGGCTACAGGTAAATTAGGGTTAGCTCGAATAAATAAACTGGCGTCAGTGCCGCCTTTCATGATGTCGAGTTCAATGTCGTTAGTGGCGAAACCTTCTTGGGCCATAGATTTAATAAATTGGATAAATTCACTTTGAGGATCAGTGCCAATTGGCAAGAGATCGTTGATGATCGTTAATTTTAGTTGGTGATCAGGGAGCTGATTAATTTTATCAACTTCGGCGTTTAAGACCGAAATCACTTCTTCGTTAGAAAAACTGTTAGTTGGCCGAATATTTCCTCGGAGCAGGGCATAATTAGGGATCGTGTTGATTTGTTTGCCGCCTTCAATGATCGTTACACTGTGAGGAACTGGCCCTAAAATGGGGTCTTCGGGTGCATATTCAAAGAAGTGTTTCTCAACATTTAAAAAAGGCAGCAAGTTACTAATTGCATTAACTCCCTTGCTTGGATCTGAACTATGGGCAGCGATGCCAAAGCTTTCGACTTGATAATTCAAAAATCCTGAATGGGCATAAATTACCCGACCACTGGTAGGTTCAGAGATAACTAAGCCTGAAAGATCTTTGGAATAGCCTTGCTTGGTTAAAAGTTCTGAGCCAGGAGCCCCGCTTTCTTCGGCAAAAGTGGCTAAAAAGCGAATTTTTCCGGCCGGAAGTTTGCCTTCTTCAGTCATTTCGATTAAAGCGATGACTTGAGCTGCGAGACCGCTTTTCATGTCGGCTGCTCCTCGTCCATAAAGCCGATCACCTTCGATGTGACCAGAAAATGGGTCATAGGTCCATTCGTTGGTATCGCTAACTGCAACCGTATCCATGTGGCCTGAAAATCCTAAAATCCGAGGATCTTCACCTTGACCAATTTCAGCCACCAAGTTTGCGCGGTCCCCGTCAAGTGGGAGAACTTCGCTTTCGATTTGGTACTCAGATAATAAATCATGTAAGTATTGCG of Xylocopilactobacillus apicola contains these proteins:
- a CDS encoding glycoside hydrolase family 32 protein, whose amino-acid sequence is MTEVKKLQELSDLRYRLGYHLMAPSGWINDPNGFCYFKGYYHIFYQYHPYSSEWGPMHWGHARSRDLLHWETLPIALTPGDSEDKDGCFSGSAIVKDDVLYLIYTGNNYYDDGDPEHYWQNQNLAFSQDGIHFTKYEKNPIIATPPKDNTKNFRDPKVWERDGLYYLAVGSQNNDQLGRLLVYRSDDLKTWEYLGAVAKAISADEEGYMWECPDLFRLNGQDFLLTSPQGIVSQAEKYLNIHQSGYFVGEFDYENNIFRHGQFNELDQGHDFYAPQTMLTPDGRRIAIGWLNMWRSDMPEQKDGWAGALTLPRELVERVGQIYQQPIAEMKSLRQKTLREGNISVHNSIELVSGYSQLEINLKMDLQEFQGTTFTINFEDSNSDSKVELKYQREQNKFILKRSDRSDARYAKLKMNDQLEIQIFVDKSSLEIFLNQGESVFTDRYYFNGTPKICLTSEKNNNFDCAVYQLPEKINTYQICK
- a CDS encoding LacI family DNA-binding transcriptional regulator → MPKLEDVAKRANLSKTTVSRVLNNRGYLSQKTIDKVYQAMEELNYHPNVVARQLYKNKTDLIGILLPTVANPFFGELTAFLEDDLYQQGFKVLIGNSMNNPQKEADYLQQLLIKQVDGLIVGTHNQGIEQYHQSGLPIVAIDRIMNEDIPVIASDNYRGGILATERLIERGAKKIIHTNGPNDLETPAKRRREAYEQVMKAHNLSPITYEVDFNITPADKVKILRRIFLEHPDVEAIFASNDTDAAQIMQIAQNLGRQIPRDLLLIGYDGTQIVRELLPQLTTVIQPIDQMAKKSVAVLKQRLAQESTKKEYLLPVKLQEGTTG
- the comGA gene encoding competence type IV pilus ATPase ComGA; translated protein: MKSRYTDIYFLPRGKGYQIAAQGKEGFKILSNLTDQTAATFINYFKFTAGLNLGETRRPQMGAMDFTTELQEKIYLRISTIGDFNNRESLVLRLIYPIIDQISVFRSQDLESLEYFTQRRGLMLFSGPTGSGKTTLIYYLARKLAQKSMVMTVEDPVEVYEPTFLQTQVNLSAKMSYSEIIKACLRHRPDVLIIGEIRDETSAHAAITASLSGHLVFSTIHARSIYGVLDRLTDLGISMTTLKNCLNSVCYQRILPDQNQNMKAMTQVFDGFKSDYQFSEKQVLKHWQNQLITALNRSQITKSTLERFIYG
- a CDS encoding type II secretion system F family protein codes for the protein MAKNKLARKDQAIIMIHLGEMMKNGFSIIQAFNFLETVYPKYQKRIQKLTNRLHNGEVLTTALTELGIAQNIIDQLEISYAHGNLQESFITFGKMLQYRNAQTKKILQLLTYPIFLLAMLAALQLGLKAAGFQAITGSSENKMDQLINISFFLVIGLTLSGLIFYLIVSLRPVTKQVQIFRKVPLIGKTILCYYHYLIMFDLTLFVQNGFSINQMIAICHSRPKKSYLFQISQQIEKEIISGTNLIAIVRKYTYFPTELEQLLGRGLETENLKIEFSALTKIIYERLLAGIERIINKIQPLMFLFVGVCVVIVYLNIMLPIFQMMKGI
- the comGC gene encoding competence type IV pilus major pilin ComGC; this translates as MKQLISKLKKHQKSNAFTLIEMVIVLFIIGLLMLLILPNLNSQKKKAENKTNSALVTTIQTQVDLYSDEIEKPITLDKLKTAGAINERQVEQAKKAKISISNDGNVSITP
- a CDS encoding ComGF family competence protein, with the protein product MKNKLPAFLLIEAVISLFLTCLAVFVISLIISCLKAINQQVKNETTNDYHLAVIQRDIYLGDEVKLQEFSPDQLKFSGVSNGNTVFLERYKNMIRVRSVNGGHMPLLTGIDQLSYQQENNETIKEKVVINGKKFETYIFFETSPAAR
- a CDS encoding ArgE/DapE family deacylase — its product is MNKEKKIKVLQDLIKINSENAHEIKVAQYLHDLLSEYQIESEVLPLDGDRANLVAEIGQGEDPRILGFSGHMDTVAVSDTNEWTYDPFSGHIEGDRLYGRGAADMKSGLAAQVIALIEMTEEGKLPAGKIRFLATFAEESGAPGSELLTKQGYSKDLSGLVISEPTSGRVIYAHSGFLNYQVESFGIAAHSSDPSKGVNAISNLLPFLNVEKHFFEYAPEDPILGPVPHSVTIIEGGKQINTIPNYALLRGNIRPTNSFSNEEVISVLNAEVDKINQLPDHQLKLTIINDLLPIGTDPQSEFIQFIKSMAQEGFATNDIELDIMKGGTDASLFIRANPNLPVAIFGADDWNISHQKDEFTTLSSYFHLIDSLKLIGEKYFINVH